One window of the Rhizobiaceae bacterium genome contains the following:
- a CDS encoding mannitol dehydrogenase family protein → MSERRLSQITLTRAKTGVARPGYDRSRASGIVHLGVGAFHKAHQAVATDDAMNAAGGDWMITGVSLRAPKVAEELNPQDGLYTLLVRDTEGTAARIVGSIGKVLVAPQGPVTVLDAIAAPATRIVSLTITEKGYGIDPKTGGLDRAQAAIAADLENPRRPQSAVGFIAEGLRLRRERGLPALTVLCCDNLPHNGAKLRRLVLDFAGALDAGLAAFIEAEVPFPLTMVDRITPASTDRTREDARALTGLDDLAAVETEPFTQWIVEDRFASGRPDWEAGGALFVTDVAPYEKMKLRMLNGAHSLLAYSGFIAGHAHVRDAMADEELATIVARHMAEAAKTLDPVPGIDLEAYARDLRARFANRAIAHQTYQIAMDGTQKLPQRLLEPAMIALSRGFPPDSYAFAIAAWMRYCLGMDESGKPYELRDPREAEIAARLRKAARDSNSVVDLLFDLPGLFEPALASSPEFHSAVNTRLELMLSRSMRHAISAEAEKARGA, encoded by the coding sequence ATGTCTGAGCGAAGGCTGAGCCAGATCACGCTGACGCGTGCGAAGACTGGTGTCGCCCGGCCCGGCTACGACCGCTCGCGCGCTTCCGGTATCGTCCATCTCGGCGTCGGCGCTTTCCACAAGGCGCATCAGGCCGTTGCGACCGACGACGCGATGAATGCGGCCGGCGGCGACTGGATGATCACCGGCGTTTCACTGCGCGCGCCGAAGGTCGCGGAGGAGCTCAATCCGCAGGATGGCCTCTACACGCTCCTCGTGCGCGACACGGAAGGCACCGCGGCGCGCATCGTCGGGAGCATCGGCAAGGTGCTTGTGGCGCCGCAGGGGCCTGTCACGGTGCTGGACGCCATCGCCGCGCCCGCGACCCGGATCGTCAGCCTGACCATCACCGAGAAGGGCTACGGCATCGATCCGAAAACCGGCGGCCTCGACCGCGCGCAGGCGGCGATCGCGGCGGATCTGGAGAATCCCCGTCGCCCGCAAAGCGCGGTGGGCTTCATCGCGGAGGGCTTGCGTCTGCGCCGCGAGCGCGGATTGCCGGCGCTGACCGTCCTCTGCTGTGACAACCTTCCGCACAACGGCGCGAAGCTGCGGCGGCTCGTTCTCGACTTCGCCGGGGCGCTGGATGCCGGCCTCGCCGCCTTCATCGAGGCGGAAGTGCCGTTCCCGTTGACCATGGTCGACCGCATCACGCCCGCAAGCACCGATCGGACGCGCGAAGACGCGCGCGCCCTGACCGGGCTCGACGATCTGGCGGCGGTCGAGACCGAACCTTTCACGCAATGGATCGTCGAGGACCGCTTCGCGTCCGGAAGGCCGGACTGGGAGGCCGGCGGCGCATTGTTCGTGACCGACGTCGCGCCCTACGAGAAGATGAAGCTGCGCATGCTGAACGGCGCGCACTCCCTGCTCGCCTATTCCGGCTTCATCGCGGGGCACGCCCATGTGCGCGACGCCATGGCCGACGAGGAGCTCGCGACGATCGTCGCGCGTCACATGGCGGAGGCCGCGAAGACGCTCGATCCCGTGCCGGGCATCGATCTGGAAGCCTATGCCCGCGATCTGCGCGCCAGATTCGCCAACCGCGCCATCGCGCACCAGACATATCAGATCGCCATGGACGGTACGCAAAAATTGCCCCAGCGTCTGCTCGAACCGGCAATGATCGCCCTCAGCCGGGGCTTTCCGCCGGATAGCTATGCCTTCGCCATTGCCGCGTGGATGCGCTATTGTCTGGGCATGGACGAGAGCGGCAAACCATACGAGTTGCGCGATCCGCGCGAAGCGGAAATCGCTGCGCGTCTGCGCAAGGCGGCCCGCGACTCGAACTCGGTGGTCGACCTTCTTTTCGACCTGCCGGGCCTGTTCGAACCCGCACTGGCGTCGTCTCCGGAATTCCACTCGGCGGTCAATACGCGACTGGAACTGATGCTCTCGCGCAGCATGCGCCACGCGATCTCCGCCGAGGCCGAGAAGGCGCGGGGGGCGTAG
- a CDS encoding tetratricopeptide repeat protein: protein MAALRDNLGLAVTGATPEALGRYEEAMHQLQCFIGDPVASIDKAIAAAPGFAMAHVFKGVMFGLSTERDAMPVAREAAATAVRLAGNDRERAHAAALGQLAEGGWHRAAAILEDLTIDVPQDALALLAGHQIDFFTGNARMLRDRIARALPVWSEAMPGYHAILSMQAFGFEETADYARAEAFGRRAIDLQPRNGWAQHAVAHVMEMQSRQHDGIRWMRDNEANWTRENFLQVHNWWHLALFHYDLGETEEMLALYDGPIYGARSTLALNMVDASALLWRLHLGGFDVGDRWQALAANWSPKAKAGNYAFNDAHAMMAFVGSGLSGAADGLIAAQREAMAADDDNAGFTRDVGHPVCLAIRAFGDGNYAETVRLLRPVRAISGRFGGSHAQRDVIDLTLVEAAIRSGQTHLAQALAAERHSARPDSPLSALFARRAAQMAVA from the coding sequence ATGGCGGCGTTGCGCGACAATCTCGGCCTCGCCGTCACCGGAGCGACGCCTGAAGCGCTCGGCCGCTACGAAGAGGCGATGCACCAGTTGCAATGCTTCATCGGCGATCCGGTCGCATCCATAGACAAGGCGATCGCGGCGGCGCCGGGCTTTGCGATGGCGCATGTCTTCAAGGGCGTCATGTTCGGCCTTTCGACCGAGCGCGACGCCATGCCTGTCGCGCGCGAAGCGGCAGCCACCGCCGTGAGACTGGCCGGGAACGACCGCGAGCGCGCTCACGCGGCAGCCCTCGGCCAGCTTGCGGAAGGCGGCTGGCATCGCGCCGCCGCCATTCTCGAAGACCTGACCATCGACGTGCCGCAGGATGCGCTGGCGCTGCTTGCCGGGCATCAGATCGATTTCTTCACCGGCAATGCCCGCATGCTGCGCGACCGCATCGCCCGCGCCCTGCCGGTCTGGTCTGAAGCCATGCCGGGCTACCATGCCATCCTCTCCATGCAGGCTTTCGGCTTCGAGGAGACGGCGGACTATGCCCGGGCCGAGGCCTTCGGCCGCCGCGCCATCGATCTTCAGCCCCGCAACGGCTGGGCGCAGCATGCGGTGGCGCATGTGATGGAGATGCAGAGCCGGCAGCATGACGGCATACGCTGGATGCGTGACAACGAGGCCAACTGGACGAGGGAGAATTTCCTTCAGGTCCACAATTGGTGGCATCTGGCGCTGTTCCACTACGATCTCGGCGAGACGGAGGAGATGCTGGCGCTCTATGACGGCCCGATCTACGGGGCGCGCTCGACGTTGGCGCTGAACATGGTAGACGCCTCGGCGCTGCTCTGGCGGCTCCATCTCGGTGGCTTCGATGTCGGCGACCGCTGGCAGGCGCTGGCCGCCAACTGGTCGCCCAAGGCGAAGGCCGGAAACTACGCCTTCAACGACGCGCACGCCATGATGGCCTTTGTCGGCTCGGGGCTTTCGGGCGCGGCCGACGGCCTCATCGCCGCCCAGCGCGAGGCAATGGCGGCAGACGACGACAATGCCGGCTTCACCCGCGATGTCGGCCACCCGGTGTGCCTCGCCATCCGCGCCTTCGGCGACGGCAATTATGCCGAGACCGTCCGCCTGCTGCGGCCGGTGCGCGCCATATCCGGCCGCTTCGGCGGCAGCCACGCCCAGCGCGACGTCATCGACCTGACGCTGGTCGAGGCCGCGATCCGCTCGGGGCAGACGCATCTGGCGCAGGCCCTCGCGGCCGAGAGGCATTCCGCGCGGCCGGACAGTCCGCTTTCGGCGCTCTTTGCCCGGCGCGCGGCGCAAATGGCCGTCGCCTGA
- a CDS encoding MBL fold metallo-hydrolase codes for MPHPNWFSRTDLTAGVVRFTEPFVHEYLRANIYFLPGRDVDLLVDTGMGLAPLAPVLPLTPGKPLLAVATHIHLDHVGSLHEFAERAGPRASADAFATMPEKLTYADALRNLVDPLGAQPSADFDIAEYRIGPAPLTRVLAEGDTIDLGDRVLRVLELPGHSPDSIGLLDEVDGLFFSGDAIYDDTLIDDLPDSDRTDYRETMKRILDLPARLVLGGHGEPFDGDRMREIARGYLTR; via the coding sequence ATTCCGCATCCGAACTGGTTCTCCAGAACAGACCTGACCGCGGGCGTCGTCAGGTTTACGGAACCTTTCGTGCATGAATATCTGCGCGCCAACATCTATTTCCTGCCGGGCCGCGACGTCGACCTTCTGGTCGACACGGGCATGGGACTGGCCCCGCTCGCGCCGGTCCTGCCGCTGACGCCCGGCAAGCCGCTGCTGGCGGTGGCGACCCATATCCATCTCGATCATGTCGGCTCGCTGCACGAATTTGCCGAACGCGCCGGCCCGCGCGCTTCGGCGGACGCTTTCGCCACGATGCCGGAAAAGCTCACCTACGCCGACGCGCTGCGCAACCTCGTCGATCCGCTCGGCGCGCAACCGTCGGCGGATTTCGACATCGCGGAATACCGGATCGGGCCGGCGCCGCTGACGCGCGTGCTTGCGGAAGGCGACACGATAGACCTCGGCGATCGTGTGTTGCGCGTGCTCGAACTTCCCGGCCATTCCCCCGATTCGATCGGCCTGCTCGACGAGGTGGACGGTCTGTTCTTCTCAGGCGACGCCATCTACGACGATACGCTGATCGACGACCTGCCGGATTCCGACAGGACGGACTATCGCGAGACGATGAAGCGCATTCTGGATCTGCCGGCACGGCTGGTGCTGGGCGGTCATGGCGAGCCTTTCGACGGCGACCGGATGCGCGAGATCGCGCGGGGCTATCTGACGCGCTGA
- a CDS encoding LysE family translocator, producing the protein MSFETWAAFAAASAVLLVIPGPTILLVASYALGQGWRTALPMAVGVALGDFTAMTLSMLGIGALLAASATVFTVLKWIGAAYLVYLGIKLFRAGGALDARPRTDTASAGKMLAHAWLVTALNPKSITFFVAFLPQFISRDADFLTQMVVFEVTFLTLAFANAFGYALVASRARNLVRNPRAITMFNRAGGTLLVGAGVATAAIRSGH; encoded by the coding sequence ATGTCCTTCGAAACCTGGGCAGCCTTCGCGGCCGCATCCGCCGTATTGCTGGTGATACCCGGCCCCACCATCCTGCTGGTCGCCTCCTACGCGCTGGGGCAGGGATGGCGCACGGCGCTGCCCATGGCCGTCGGCGTGGCGCTCGGCGATTTCACGGCCATGACGCTGTCCATGCTGGGCATCGGCGCGCTGCTGGCGGCTTCGGCCACGGTCTTCACGGTCCTCAAATGGATCGGCGCGGCCTATCTCGTCTATCTTGGCATAAAACTGTTCCGCGCCGGCGGCGCGCTCGACGCAAGGCCGCGCACGGACACGGCGTCGGCCGGCAAGATGCTTGCCCACGCATGGCTGGTCACCGCGCTCAACCCGAAGAGCATCACCTTCTTCGTCGCCTTCCTGCCGCAGTTCATCAGCCGGGACGCGGATTTCCTCACGCAGATGGTCGTCTTCGAGGTGACGTTCCTGACGCTCGCCTTCGCCAATGCGTTCGGCTACGCGCTGGTCGCCTCGCGGGCGCGCAACCTCGTCCGCAACCCGCGCGCCATCACGATGTTCAACCGCGCCGGCGGCACGCTGCTGGTGGGCGCCGGCGTGGCGACGGCCGCGATCCGCTCGGGGCACTAG
- the xylB gene encoding xylulokinase gives MYLGLDLGTSGVKALLIDGEQRIVGTGHGDLDVSRPHSGWSEQAPADWLRATGDAIVALKASHPKELAAVIGIGLSGQMHGATLLDKADAVLRPCILWNDVRSHAEAAKLDADPRFRKITGNIVFPGFTAPKLVWVKNNEPDIFARVAKVLLPKDYLRLWLTGEHISEMSDSAGTSWLDVAGRRWSSELLAATDLDESQMPSLVEGTDRAGTLRSELASKWGMTGSVVVAGGAGDNAASACGMGTVAPGNAFVSLGTSGVLFAANGAYLPNPESAVHTFCHALPKAWHQMGVILSATDSLNWLSDITGKGAAELTGTLGEDLKEPGSVTFLPYLSGERTPHNDAAIRGAFVGLEHESGVPALTQAVVEGVAFAFRDCLEALAAAGTKLDRVTAIGGGSRSRYWLRSIATALGIPVDIPADGDFGAAFGAARLGLIAAENADPLSVCTSPATEETIEPGKNLLQSYADAYAHYRALYPAIRGTMR, from the coding sequence ATGTATCTCGGGCTCGATCTTGGCACTTCCGGCGTCAAGGCCCTGCTTATCGACGGCGAGCAGAGGATCGTCGGCACCGGCCATGGCGATCTCGACGTGTCGCGTCCGCATTCGGGCTGGTCGGAGCAGGCGCCGGCGGACTGGCTGCGCGCCACCGGGGACGCCATTGTAGCGCTGAAAGCGTCCCATCCGAAGGAGCTGGCGGCGGTGATAGGCATCGGCCTCTCCGGCCAGATGCATGGCGCGACCCTGCTCGACAAGGCGGATGCCGTGCTGCGGCCCTGCATCCTCTGGAACGACGTGCGCAGCCATGCCGAGGCGGCAAAACTCGATGCCGACCCGCGCTTCAGGAAGATCACCGGCAACATCGTCTTTCCCGGTTTCACCGCGCCGAAACTCGTCTGGGTCAAGAACAACGAGCCGGACATCTTCGCCAGGGTGGCGAAAGTGCTGTTGCCGAAGGATTATCTGCGCCTCTGGCTGACCGGCGAGCATATCTCCGAAATGTCGGATTCCGCCGGCACGTCATGGCTCGACGTCGCGGGGCGGCGCTGGTCGAGTGAACTGCTCGCGGCGACCGATCTTGATGAAAGTCAGATGCCTTCGCTGGTCGAGGGTACCGACAGGGCCGGGACGCTCCGTTCCGAACTGGCGTCGAAATGGGGCATGACGGGAAGCGTGGTCGTGGCGGGCGGCGCCGGCGACAACGCTGCCTCCGCCTGCGGCATGGGCACGGTCGCGCCCGGCAACGCCTTCGTCTCGCTCGGCACTTCCGGCGTGCTCTTCGCGGCGAACGGCGCCTATCTGCCGAACCCGGAAAGTGCCGTCCACACCTTCTGCCATGCCCTGCCGAAGGCATGGCATCAGATGGGCGTCATCCTTTCCGCCACCGATTCGCTCAACTGGCTGTCGGACATCACCGGCAAGGGCGCGGCGGAACTGACGGGCACACTCGGCGAAGACCTGAAGGAACCGGGAAGCGTCACTTTCCTGCCCTACCTTTCCGGCGAGCGTACGCCGCACAACGATGCCGCGATCCGTGGCGCCTTCGTCGGGCTGGAGCACGAATCCGGCGTGCCGGCATTGACTCAGGCGGTGGTCGAAGGCGTCGCATTCGCCTTCCGGGATTGCCTGGAGGCGCTGGCCGCCGCCGGCACGAAGCTCGACCGTGTCACCGCGATTGGCGGCGGCTCGCGTTCGCGCTACTGGCTCCGTTCGATCGCCACGGCCCTCGGCATTCCCGTGGACATTCCGGCGGACGGCGATTTCGGGGCGGCCTTCGGCGCGGCCCGGCTGGGCCTGATCGCGGCCGAGAACGCGGACCCGTTGTCGGTCTGCACCTCGCCGGCGACCGAGGAGACGATCGAACCCGGGAAGAATCTGCTTCAATCCTATGCCGATGCCTATGCGCACTACCGCGCGCTCTATCCGGCCATCCGTGGAACGATGCGCTGA
- a CDS encoding 3-keto-5-aminohexanoate cleavage protein has protein sequence MPLEMNREVFITCAVTGSGGTQDRSPHVPRSPKQIAESAIDAAKAGAAIVHCHVRDPETGKPRRDVHLYREITERIRAADVDVVLNLTAGMGGDMVFGDVENPLPLKAQGTDMGGASNRVEHVRQCLPEICTLDCGTMNFNEADYVMTNTPGMLRAMGGMMTAMGVKPEIEAFDTGHLWFARQLVEEGVLKPGALVQLCMGVPWGAPDDLNTFMAMVNNVPKEWTFSAFSLGRNQMAYAAAAVLAGGNVRVGLEDNLWLDKGVLATNAQLVERAANIVTNLGARVIGPEEVRRKLGLTKRAPVAA, from the coding sequence ATGCCGCTCGAGATGAACCGCGAGGTCTTTATCACCTGCGCCGTCACCGGTTCCGGTGGCACGCAGGATCGCAGCCCGCACGTGCCGCGCTCGCCGAAACAGATCGCCGAGTCGGCCATCGATGCGGCGAAGGCCGGCGCGGCCATCGTCCACTGCCATGTGCGCGATCCCGAGACCGGCAAGCCGCGCCGCGACGTGCATCTCTACCGCGAGATCACCGAGCGCATCCGCGCCGCGGATGTCGACGTGGTGCTGAACCTCACCGCCGGTATGGGCGGCGACATGGTGTTCGGCGACGTCGAGAACCCGCTGCCGCTGAAGGCGCAGGGCACCGACATGGGCGGCGCGTCGAACCGCGTCGAGCATGTGCGCCAGTGCCTGCCGGAAATCTGCACACTCGACTGCGGCACCATGAACTTCAACGAAGCCGACTATGTGATGACCAACACGCCCGGCATGCTGCGCGCCATGGGCGGCATGATGACGGCCATGGGCGTCAAGCCGGAGATCGAGGCTTTTGACACCGGCCATCTCTGGTTCGCTAGGCAACTGGTCGAGGAAGGCGTGCTTAAGCCCGGCGCGCTGGTGCAGCTCTGCATGGGCGTGCCGTGGGGCGCGCCGGACGATTTGAACACCTTCATGGCGATGGTCAACAACGTGCCGAAGGAGTGGACCTTTTCCGCCTTCTCGCTCGGCCGCAACCAGATGGCCTATGCCGCGGCCGCCGTGCTCGCCGGCGGCAATGTCCGCGTCGGGCTGGAGGACAATCTTTGGCTCGACAAGGGCGTGCTGGCGACCAACGCGCAACTGGTCGAGCGCGCGGCAAACATCGTCACCAATCTCGGCGCCCGCGTCATCGGACCGGAGGAAGTGCGCAGGAAGCTGGGCTTGACCAAGCGCGCGCCGGTGGCGGCTTGA
- a CDS encoding GlxA family transcriptional regulator translates to MMKSEKPTIFRPERSKLAVTFLVLTGTSIMCVASAIDPLRAANRIVGERHFDWRIVSVDGEPPVTTSGLPIAVDGRFDAAGKPDVLIVVGGFGTRDLGTPALNGAIRRIARSARAVGGVEAGTWLLGHAGLLEGRKATTHWEDLEDFAAAFPGADVKPDRYVIDGPIFTSGGASPAFDLMLHLVRSRLGMAVALDVASVFIYDQARAATDAQPLVSLGRLDGYDPRFAQAIRLMEAHVDQPLTVAAIARRAGITPRTLELIFGRSIGETPGAYYLRLRLNAARRLVLDTGVPMTEIAARTGFSSAAAFSRAFSQAFGRPPMAMRRG, encoded by the coding sequence TTGATGAAAAGCGAAAAACCAACCATCTTTCGGCCCGAACGTTCAAAGCTCGCGGTCACCTTTCTGGTGCTGACCGGCACGTCCATCATGTGCGTCGCCTCGGCCATCGACCCGCTGCGCGCGGCGAACCGCATCGTCGGCGAACGGCATTTCGACTGGCGCATCGTCTCGGTGGACGGCGAGCCGCCGGTGACCACGTCCGGCTTGCCCATCGCGGTCGATGGACGCTTCGACGCGGCCGGCAAACCCGACGTGCTGATCGTGGTGGGCGGCTTCGGCACACGCGATCTCGGCACGCCCGCCTTGAACGGAGCGATCCGTCGCATCGCGCGTTCGGCGCGGGCGGTGGGCGGCGTCGAGGCCGGGACATGGCTGCTCGGTCATGCCGGGCTGCTGGAAGGACGCAAGGCGACGACACACTGGGAGGATCTGGAGGATTTCGCCGCCGCCTTTCCCGGCGCGGACGTGAAGCCGGACCGCTACGTCATCGACGGCCCGATCTTCACCTCCGGCGGCGCTTCGCCTGCCTTCGACCTGATGCTGCATCTGGTGCGTTCGCGCCTTGGCATGGCCGTCGCGCTCGATGTCGCATCGGTCTTCATCTACGATCAGGCGCGCGCCGCGACCGATGCGCAGCCGCTGGTCTCGCTCGGCCGGCTGGACGGCTACGATCCGCGCTTCGCGCAGGCGATCCGGCTGATGGAGGCGCATGTCGACCAGCCTCTGACGGTCGCGGCAATCGCGCGGAGGGCCGGCATCACGCCGCGCACGCTGGAACTGATCTTCGGCCGCTCCATCGGCGAGACGCCCGGCGCCTACTATCTGCGCCTCAGGCTCAACGCGGCGCGGAGGCTGGTGCTCGACACCGGCGTGCCCATGACCGAGATCGCCGCACGCACAGGCTTTTCGAGCGCAGCCGCATTCTCGCGCGCATTTTCGCAGGCGTTCGGCAGACCGCCGATGGCGATGCGGCGGGGGTGA